The DNA window CACAAAAAAAGGCAAGACGGTCAATGTTATGCAATTTGAATTTTCTATCGGCGGCGGCATGCTGCTCGATTATGAACCCGACTTTGCATGGGAACGTGAGCCGGTTACGGAAAAGCAGGCACAGACATTACGAAAAATGGGCGTTGATCCGGATAGTATTTCATGTAAGGGCGCGGCAGTCATTATTATTAGTCGCTTATTAAAGCGTAGGAAAGCAGGACTGGCAACGCCGTTACAGATGCGGACGCTGGAACGATACGGCATGGAAGACGTCGGCGACTGGACAAAAGACCAAGCGACACGGGCGATCGGTTTCATTGCCCAAAACAAATGGAAAATGAGCGCCACAGTAAAAGAGCAGATTAGGGGGATTCGAGCATGAACCGTGACTTATTACAGGCGCTTGACTGCATCGACCCCGCCGCGCTTGATTACCAAGAATGGCTGAATGTCGGCATGGCGTTAAAGTTGGAAGGTTACCCCGTGCATATTTGGGAAGATTGGAGCCGGAACGACACGGCGCGTTTCCATGAAGGAGAATGCGCGCGCAAGTGGGCGGGATTTAACGGCAACGCGACACCCGTCACGGCGGGGACTGTGTTCATGCTTGCCAAACAACACGGCTGGAAGCCGGCGGCTAAAGATGTACATGAATTGGCATGGGACGCCGAAATAACGCAAGACTACAAGATCATCCAAACAGAATGGCTGGAAGGGCGGGAACTGGTTGAGCCTTCCACTTGGGATCCGGCGCAACAATTAATTACCTACCTTGAAACGTTATTTGAGGCGGACGAACATGTCGGCTACGTGTCGGAAAGCTACCATGCGAAAAACGGCCGATATTTGCCAAGCATGGGATTTTGGGACAGAACGGCAGG is part of the Negativicoccus succinicivorans genome and encodes:
- a CDS encoding PriCT-2 domain-containing protein translates to MNRDLLQALDCIDPAALDYQEWLNVGMALKLEGYPVHIWEDWSRNDTARFHEGECARKWAGFNGNATPVTAGTVFMLAKQHGWKPAAKDVHELAWDAEITQDYKIIQTEWLEGRELVEPSTWDPAQQLITYLETLFEADEHVGYVSESYHAKNGRYLPSMGFWDRTAGQLIESLRRSPDDITDTIGTYNTEAGAWIRFNPLDGQGCKNANVT